The Dama dama isolate Ldn47 chromosome 23, ASM3311817v1, whole genome shotgun sequence genome contains a region encoding:
- the NDUFAF5 gene encoding arginine-hydroxylase NDUFAF5, mitochondrial isoform X2 — translation MFGGDTLFELRCSLQLAETEREGGFSPHVSPFTAVNDLGHLLGRAGFNTLTVDTDEIQVNYPGMFELMEDLQGMGESNCAWNRKALLHRDTMLAAAAVYQEMYRNEDGSVPATYQIYYMIGWKYHDSQARPAERGSATVSFGELGKINDLMSQGKKSQ, via the exons ATGTTTGGAGGTGACACGCTCTTTGAACTCCGGTGTTCCTTACAGTTAGCGGAAACAGAAAGGGAAGGGGGCTTTTCTCCGCACGTCTCCCCTTTCACTGCAGTCAATGACTTAGGACATCTGCTTGGGAGAGCTGGCTTTAATACTCTGACTGTG GACACTGATGAAATTCAAGTTAACTATCCTGGGATGTTTGAGTTGATGGAAGATTTACAAG GGATGGGTGAGAGTAACTGTGCTTGGAACAGAAAGGCCCTCCTGCACCGAGACACGATGCTGGCAGCTGCCGCTGTGTACCAAG AAATGTACAGAAATGAGGATGGTTCTGTGCCTGCCACATATCAGATCTATTACATGATAGGATGGAAATACCATGATTCAcag GCGAGACCAGCTGAAAGAGGTTCAGCAACTGTATCATTTGGAGagcttggaaaaataaatgatcttaTGTCACAGGGGAAGAAgtcacaataa